A single region of the Epinephelus moara isolate mb chromosome 14, YSFRI_EMoa_1.0, whole genome shotgun sequence genome encodes:
- the baz1a gene encoding bromodomain adjacent to zinc finger domain protein 1A, which produces MPLLHRRAFIRQRPPADLRPDEEVFLCKITHEIFRSYDEFFERTILCNSLVWSCALTGRAGLTYLEAVESERRAKQSLQSFPPSLLVPLLHLAALSRRCRLSEVCEDVYAFVKDRFFPGETVEVTGRNGARHMCEILQVHSPHSSVNGTATANGHAKPADGDTIVISDSDDDSKPFQSPTAQVNGKKTKALSPSVFKYTVRLMKKEHNEPFTVKANQISRRKTSVSREKLKLLFKQHCELRFGTVTVKPSTEKKYRLSEQTFSQFFPDEPPLFPFSPPSKGGGRGSPGQANSSLLKAAEEKLKLLQQREDMAAAARDKARLKKEKEEAQEAKRREREDKEKLKEEQRRRFEEEKQKRREEKERRKLEKDREREKLKEEKKKYAERLKLWNKPREDMECEDLKDLPSPVPVRTRLPAELFGEALMVLEFLQAFGEIFGLKDEFPDGVSLEVLEEALVGSDPEGPLCELLFFFLSAIFQALDEEQEDLAKEQAEGADLSEALDDDSDATQSALSAVAALAAAWSQLHQGCSLKQLDLDSCTLSEILRLHILASGADCYHSNAKFRYQKQGGFTLMDDPCVELRVAEPALLKRLTCTSVYDLTPGEKLKILQALVGKLLTLASSRDVIEDCVEEQRAARQELREIRAEQHRRDREEAAHRVRLRKEERLREQEQRLKEKEERLKEQEERLKEQEVKGGLTTNSETPVQQRTEEDEEQNSSSNDKKTKAKGNQKDKQTTSDPKPLSCPPTSLTAEEQEKEQEKVRELQERIQKAAACTCLLPLGRDRLYRRYWLLPSASTLFVEDDCFGLTEDMLQPRPAQDTTTKVEDEEGVKEEPAEGSAGSSPAPLQTCGLPVKRPNQWSFYSSMEEVDQLIEALNPRGHRESSLKEALLQERDRLTQLLQNCDRKKYSYTDDPESSRSVPECTAAAETLMEGRLRDLLLDIEDRIHQGTLGTLKVMDRQVWRSALQAGNYELLCSDGKENGGMNGRVEAMEVDSPAQLRARDRLQELKCDSVAACSGSGTPQVVSSSIRILAQALGHIEQGIERRFLKAPLGDEDSKKDQKTKKNKKKDEDQASDDGSDSGRVIKTVLERWRESLQSCSSLSQVFVHLSSLERSVLWSRSILNARCRICRRKGDADNMLLCDGCDRGHHTHCLRPRLKSVPEGDWFCPDCRPKQRSSRLPSRQRSSIDEEEEEEDGEEEEQEDEEEDSEEEEEESEEEDESEEEEEEEEEEEEEEVVTTKKSVAPPSKGKSQPTTPKGQQAPPPKGKSQQTTPKNSTAASTGKNSSASKSSGKKTTPPTAKASTSAGKAPARSGSRSSARLSQEILAPNGNTKTSPGQSEARKRPLTDVAPPPKTSKPILPPSSSSSSSSSSSSRRSSGRNHGVHEFSACEQLTVELVRHEDSWPFMKLVSRTQVPDYYDIIKKPIALSTIREKVNNCEYQTAAEFIADVDLMFSNCLQYNPRHTNEAKAGHRLQQFFQSELSKLGLSERSPAPPAKRSRH; this is translated from the exons ATGCCGCTTCTCCACAGACGAGCCTTCATCCGGCAGAGACCTCCGGCGGACCTGCGGCCGGACGAGGAGGTCTTCCTCTGCAAGATCACACACGAGATCTTCAGGAGCTACGA TGAGTTCTTCGAGCGGACCATCCTGTGCAACAGTCTGGTGTGGAGCTGTGCTCTGACGGGCAGGGCGGGCCTCACCTACCTGGAGGCGGTGGAGAGCGAGCGGCGGGCAAAGCAGAGCCTGCAGAGCTTCCCTCCGTCTTTGCTGGTCCCTCTGCTCCACCTGGCTGCTCTGAGCCGCCGCTGCAGACTGTCAGAGGTCTGCGAGGATGTCTACGCCTTCGTCAAAGACCGCTTCTTCCCTGGAGAGACGGTGGAGGTCACAGGACGCAATGGAGCCAG acACATGTGTGAGATCCTGCAGGTTCACTCTCCTCACTCCAGCGTCAACGGAACGGCAACTGCTAACGGCCACGCCAAACCAGCCGACGGTGACACCATCGTGATCAGCGACAGCGACGATGACAGCAAACCCTTCCAGAGTCCCACGGCACAGGTCAACGG GAAGAAGACAAAGGCTCTGAGTCCGTCTGTGTTCAAATACACAGTGAGGCTGATGAAGAAAGAACACAATGAGCCCTTCACTGTGAAAGCCAATCAGATCAG TCGCAGGAAGACGAGTGTGTCCAGAGagaaactgaagctgctgtttAAACAACACTGTGAACTTCGCTTTGGGACCGTCACAGTAAAG CCCTCCACAGAGAAGAAGTACCGGCTGTCGGAACAAACCTTCTCTCAGTTCTTCCCTGATGAGCCCCCCCTGTTCCCCTTCAGCCCCCCCTCTAAAGGTGGAGGCCGCGGTTCACCTGGACAG gcGAACTCGTCGCTGCTGAAGGCGGCGGAGGAGAagctgaagctgctgcagcagagggaggacatggcagcagcagctcggGACAAAGCTCGGCTGaagaaggaaaaggaggaggcGCAGGAGGccaagaggagggagagggaggacaAAGAGAAGCtgaaagaggagcagaggaggagatttgaggaggagaaacagaagaggagggaggagaaggagcgCAGGAAGCTGGAGAAGGACAGG GAGCGAGAAAAgctgaaggaggagaagaagaaatacGCTGAGCGACTGAAACTGTGGAACAAACCCAGAGAAGACATGGAGTGTGAAGACCTGAAG GATCTGCCCAGTCCGGTTCCAGTGAGGACTCGTCTCCCAGCCGAGCTCTTTGGTGAAGCACTGATGGTTCTGGAGTTCCTGCAGGCCTTTGGCGAGATCTTTGGCCTGAAGGACGAGTTCCCCGATGGAGTCTCTCTGG AGGTTCTCGAGGAGGCTCTGGTGGGTTCTGATCCTGAAGGTCctctgtgtgagctgctgttcttcttcctgTCGGCCATCTTTCAGGCTCTGGACGAGGAGCAGGAGGACTTGGCTAAAGAGCAGGCTGAAg GTGCAGACCTGTCGGAGGCTCTGGACGATGACTCTGATGCAACACAGTCAGCTCTCAGTGCTGTCGCCGCATTGGCTGCTGCCTGGTCCCAGCTACATCAGGGCTGCAGTCTGAAGCAACTGGACCTGGACAGCTGCACACTGTCGGAGATCCTGCGGCTGCACATCCTGGCGTCTGGCGCTGACTGTTACCACAGCAACGCTAAGTTCCGTTACCAGAAGCAGGGCGGATTCACACTGATGGACGACCCATGTGTTGAGCTGCGCGTGGCCGAGCCGGCACTGCTCAAGAGGCTGACGTGCACCTCAGTGTACGACCTGACGCCAG GGGAGAAGCTGAAGATCCTGCAGGCGCTGGTGGGGAAGCTGCTGACGTTGGCGTCCAGCAGAGACGTGATTGAAGACTGTGTGGAGGAGCAGAGAGCCGCCAGACAGGAACTGAGAGAGATCAGAGCTGAACAGCACCGCCGAGACCGAGAGGAGGCcgcacacag GGTCCGTCTTCGTAAAGAGGAGAGGCTGAGGGAGCAGGAGCAGAggctgaaggagaaggaggagagactgaaggagcaggaggagagactGAAGGAGCAGGAAGTGAAGGGAGGACTCACAACGAACAG TGAGACTCCTGTACAGCAACGCACTGAGGAAGACGAGGAACAAAACTCTTCGTCCAATGATAAGAAGACAAAAG ctaaaggtaaccagaaagacaaacagacaaccTCTGACCCCAAACCTCTGTCCTGCCCCCCCACCAGCCTGACTGCAGAGGAGCAGGAGAAAGAACAGGAGAAG GTTCgagagctgcaggagaggaTCCAGAAGGCGGCGGCCTGCACCTGCCTGCTGCCTCTGGGCAGAGACCGTCTGTACCGCAGATACTGGCTGCTCCCCTCAGCCTCCACCCTGTTCGTAGAGGACGACTGCTTCGGCCTGACGGAGGACATGCTGCAGCCACGCCCTGCACAGGACACCACAACCAAggtggaggatgaggagggggtGAAGGAGGAGCCCGCCGAGGGAAG CGCCGGCTCAAGCCCCGCCCCCCTCCAGACCTGTGGGCTGCCAGTCAAACGTCCCAACCAGTGGTCGTTTTACTCCTCGATGGAAGAGGTGGATCAGCTGATCGAGGCTCTGAACCCTCGAGGTCACAGAGAGAGCAGCCTGAAGGAGGCGCTGCtgcaggagagagacagactgacacagctgctgcagaactgtgacagaaagaaataCAGCTACACAG ATGACCCGGAGTCATCCCGATCTGTCCCAGAATGCACTGCTGCAGCTGAGACTCTGATGGAGGGGAGACTTAGAGACCTGCTGCTGGACATTGAGGACAGAATCCACCAGGGAACTCTGGGAACTCtgaag GTGATGGACAGACAGGTGTGGCGCTCTGCACTGCAGGCAGGAAACTACGAGCTGCTGTGTTCTGACGGCAAAGAGAACGGAGGGATGAACGGACGAGTGGAAGCCATGGAGGTGGACTCACCTGCCCAGCTAAGAGCCAGAGACAG ACTGCAGGAGCTGAAGTGTGACAGTGTGGCGGCGTGCAGCGGCAGTGGGACTCCTCAGGTGGTCAGCAGCTCGATACGAATCCTGGCTCAGGCCCTCGGTCACATCGAGCAAGGCATCGAGAGGCGCTTCCTCAAAGCTCCGCTGG GTGACGAAGACTCAAAGAAAGAccagaagacaaagaagaacaagaagaaagaTGAGGACCAGGCCAGTGATG atggCAGTGACAGCGGTCGTGTCATTAAGACAGTGTTGGAGCGATGGAGGgagtctctgcagtcctgttCAAGTCTGTCTCag gtgttTGTCCACCTGTCCAGTCTGGAGCGAAGTGTCCTGTGGTCTCGCTCCATCCTCAACGCTCGCTGTCGCATCTGCAGACGCAAAGGAGACGCCGacaacatgctgctgtgtgatggCTGCGACAGAGGACACCACACCCACTGTCTGAGGCCTCGTCTCAAG TCGGTTCCAGAGGGCGACTGGTTCTGTCCAGACTGTCGACCCAAACAGAGATCCAGCCGCCTCCCGTCCCGTCAGCGCTCTTCTATcgacgaagaggaggaggaggaggatggagaggaggaagaacaggaagatgaggaggaggattcagaagaggaagaggaggagtcagaggaagaagacgagtcagaggaggaggaggaagaggaggaggaggaggaagaagaagaagtggtgAC cACCAAGAAGAGCGTGGCCCCGCCCTCTAAAGGCAAGAGTCAACCGACCACGCCCAAAGGTCAACAGGCCCCGCCTCCTAAAGGCAAGAGTCAACAAACCACACCCAAGAACAGCACCGCCGCCTCCACAGGGAAAAACTCATCAGCATCTAA GTCCTCAGGTAAGAAGACCACACCCCCCACAGCCAAGGCCAGCACGTCTGCAGGTAAAGCTCCAGCCCGCTCTGGGAGTCGAAGCAGCGCCCGTCTGAGCCAAGAGATCCTGGCACCAAACGGCAACACCAAAACTTCACCTGGTCAGAGCGAGGCCCGCAAGAGACCGCTAACAG ACGTGGCTCCTCCTCCTAAAACTTCCAAACCCATCCTCCccccttcatcatcatcatcatcctcctcgtcatcatccAGCCGACGATCCTCCGGTAGGAACCATGGCGTCCACGAGTTTTCCGCCTGCGAGCAGCTGACCGTGGAGCTCGTCAGACATGAAGACAGCTGGCCCTTCATGAAGCTGGTGTCCAGGACTCAG gtccCTGACtactatgacatcatcaagaAGCCGATCGCTCTCAGCACCATCAGAGAGAAAGTCAACAACTGTGAATATCAGACAGCag ctgagTTCATCGCTGACGTGGACCTGAtgttctccaactgtcttcaGTATAATCCTCGTCACACTAACGAGGCGAAGGCGGGACATCGCCTGCAGCAGTTCTTCCAATCAGAGCTCAGCAAGCTCGGTCTATCAGAGCGCAGCCCGGCCCCGCCTGCCAAACGCTCCCGACACTGA
- the zgc:109986 gene encoding uncharacterized protein zgc:109986 isoform X1 — protein MNFSEAKCEVMKLLSKVKPSELNTVLRWLRTSDELDEFLSNNNKVILQNISEELRASLPPDAMFPSESTAYTKMQQCSQPTVHVDSFLYDEDQVDSLCEEGTMSRSYCLTCGSYRTAPLDFISHSFSISELQFLFENVLPDLSGRVLVDVGSRLGAVLYGGYVFSSASHLIGLEISEEFVNLQKNIVQKYNMMDRLQVLHTDVCLQNVLLQNADVLVMNNVFEFFMEPSEQVRAWRFIIENFRKKGSLLVTVPSLQESLNTLQQEALQPGWVEELPVDYDVYLGRDTDHDALRQIHLYRVL, from the exons ATGAATTTTTCTGAAGCAAAGTGTGAAGTGATGAAGCTGCTGAGCAAAGTGAAGCCGAGTGAGCTGAACACTGTGCTGAGGTGGCTCCGGACCTCAG ACGAGTTGGATGAGTTTctgtccaacaacaacaaagtgatTCTGCAGAACATCTCAGAGGAGCTGAGAGCCAGTCTGCCTCCAGACGCCATGTTCCCCTCTGAGAGCACTGCATACACTAAG ATGCAGCAGTGTTCCCAGCCGACGGTCCACGTGGACAGTTTCCTGTATGATGAAGATCAGGTGGACTCCCTCTGTGAGGAGGGAACCATGAGTCGCTCGTACTGTCTCACCTGTGGATCCTACAGAACCGCTCCTCTGG ACTTCATCTCTCATTCGTTCTCCATATCAGAGCTTCAGTTCCTGTTTGAGAACGTTCTTCCAGACCTGAGCGGTCGGGTGCTGGTGGACGTGGGCTCCAGACTGGGAGCTGTTCTCTACGGG ggttACGTGTTCAGCTCAGCCTCTCATCTGATTGGTCTGGAAATCAGTGAGGAGTTTGTGAATCTGCAGAAAAACATTGTGCAGAAATACAACATGATGGACCGActccag GTTCTCCACACTGACGTCTGCCTGCAGAATGTTCTGCTGCAGAATGCAGATGTTCTCGTCATGAACAATGTCTTTGAGTTCTTTATGGAGCCCAGCGAACAAGTCAG agcgTGGAGGTTCATCATAGAGAACTTTAGGAAGAAAGGATCTCTGCTGGTCACAGTCCCCAGTCTGCAGGAGAGTCTCAACACTctgcag CAGGAGGCGCTGCAGCCTGGCTGGGTGGAGGAACTTCCTGTGGACTATGATGTTTACCTGGGCAGAGACACAGACCATGATGCTCTCAGACAGATCCACCTGTACAGGGTCCTCTGA
- the zgc:109986 gene encoding uncharacterized protein zgc:109986 isoform X2, protein MNFSEAKCEVMKLLSKVKPSELNTVLRWLRTSDELDEFLSNNNKVILQNISEELRASLPPDAMFPSESTAYTKMQQCSQPTVHVDSFLYDEDQVDSLCEEGTMSRSYCLTCGSYRTAPLDFISHSFSISELQFLFENVLPDLSGRVLVDVGSRLGAVLYGGYVFSSASHLIGLEISEEFVNLQKNIVQKYNMMDRLQVLHTDVCLQNVLLQNADVLVMNNVFEFFMEPSEQVRAWRFIIENFRKKGSLLVTVPSLQESLNTLQEALQPGWVEELPVDYDVYLGRDTDHDALRQIHLYRVL, encoded by the exons ATGAATTTTTCTGAAGCAAAGTGTGAAGTGATGAAGCTGCTGAGCAAAGTGAAGCCGAGTGAGCTGAACACTGTGCTGAGGTGGCTCCGGACCTCAG ACGAGTTGGATGAGTTTctgtccaacaacaacaaagtgatTCTGCAGAACATCTCAGAGGAGCTGAGAGCCAGTCTGCCTCCAGACGCCATGTTCCCCTCTGAGAGCACTGCATACACTAAG ATGCAGCAGTGTTCCCAGCCGACGGTCCACGTGGACAGTTTCCTGTATGATGAAGATCAGGTGGACTCCCTCTGTGAGGAGGGAACCATGAGTCGCTCGTACTGTCTCACCTGTGGATCCTACAGAACCGCTCCTCTGG ACTTCATCTCTCATTCGTTCTCCATATCAGAGCTTCAGTTCCTGTTTGAGAACGTTCTTCCAGACCTGAGCGGTCGGGTGCTGGTGGACGTGGGCTCCAGACTGGGAGCTGTTCTCTACGGG ggttACGTGTTCAGCTCAGCCTCTCATCTGATTGGTCTGGAAATCAGTGAGGAGTTTGTGAATCTGCAGAAAAACATTGTGCAGAAATACAACATGATGGACCGActccag GTTCTCCACACTGACGTCTGCCTGCAGAATGTTCTGCTGCAGAATGCAGATGTTCTCGTCATGAACAATGTCTTTGAGTTCTTTATGGAGCCCAGCGAACAAGTCAG agcgTGGAGGTTCATCATAGAGAACTTTAGGAAGAAAGGATCTCTGCTGGTCACAGTCCCCAGTCTGCAGGAGAGTCTCAACACTctgcag GAGGCGCTGCAGCCTGGCTGGGTGGAGGAACTTCCTGTGGACTATGATGTTTACCTGGGCAGAGACACAGACCATGATGCTCTCAGACAGATCCACCTGTACAGGGTCCTCTGA
- the srp54 gene encoding signal recognition particle 54 kDa protein, with the protein MVLADLGRKITSALRSLSNATIINEEVLNAMLKEVCAALLEADVNIKLVKQLRENVKSAIDLEEMASGLNKRRMIQHAVFKELVKLVDPGVKAWTPTKGKNNVIMFVGLQGSGKTTTCSKLAYYYQRKGWKTCLICADTFRAGAFDQLKQNATKARIPFYGSYTEMDPVVIAAEGVEKFKAENFEIIIVDTSGRHKQEDSLFEEMLQVSNAVQPDNIVYVMDASIGQACESQAKAFKDKVDVASVIVTKLDGHAKGGGALSAVAATRSPIIFIGTGEHIDDFEPFKTQPFISKLLGMGDIEGLIDRVNELKLDDNEELIDKLKHGQFTLRDMYEQFQNIMKMGPFGQIMGMIPGFGTDFMSKGNEQESMARLKKLMTIMDSMNDQELDSKDGAKLFSKQPNRIQRVARGSGVATRDVQELLTQYTKFAQMVKKMGGIKGLFKGGDMSKNVNPSQMAKLNQQMAKMMDPRVLHHMGGMAGLQSMMRQFQQGAAGNMKGMMGFNNM; encoded by the exons ATGGTGTTAGCTGACTTGGGGAGGAAGATCACCTCGGCGCTGAGGTCACTCAGCAACGCCACCATCATCAATGAAGAG GTGTTGAATGCCATGTTGAAGGAGGTGTGTGCGGCTCTGCTGGAGGCCGATGTCAACATCAAACTGGTCAAACAGCTGAGAGAGAACGTCAA GTCTGCCATAGATCTGGAGGAGATGGCCTCAGGTCTGAACAAGAGGAGGATGATCCAGCACGCCGTCTTCAAGGAGCTTGTCAAG cTGGTGGACCCCGGTGTGAAGGCCTGGACTCCAACGAAAGGAAAGAACAACGTCATCATGTTTGTTGGTCTGCAGGGCAGCGGCAAAACTACAACCTGCTCTAAG CTGGCCTATTATTACCAGAGGAAAGGCTGGAAGACCTGCCTGATCTGTGCCGACACCTTCAGAGCTG gtGCCTTCGATCAGCTGAAACAGAACGCCACCAAAGCCAGAATCCCGTTCTACGGCAG TTACACAGAGATGGACCCGGTGGTGATCGCTGCGGAGGGCGTGGAGAAGTTCAAAGCTGAGAACTTTGAGATCATCATCGTGGACACGAGCGGACGACACAAACAGGAAGACTCGCTGTTCGAGGAGATGTTGCAAGTCTCCAACGCTGTG CAACCAGACAACATTGTGTACGTGATGGACGCGTCAATCGGTCAAGCCTGCGAGTCTCAAGCAAAGGCCTTCAAAGACAAAGTGGACGTGGCGTCAGTGATCGTCACCAAACTGGACGGGCACGCCAAAGGAGGAGGAGCTCTAAGCGC tgtgGCAGCCACCAGGAGTCCCATCATCTTCATCGGAACAGGAGAACACATCGACGACTTCGAGCCGTTTAAGACTCAGCCGTTCATCAGCAAGCTGCTCG GGATGGGAGACATCGAGGGTCTGATCGACAGAGTGAACGAGCTGAAACTGGACGACAACGAGGAGCTGATCGACAAACTGAAACACG GTCAGTTCACCCTCAGAGACATGTACGAGCAGTTCCAGAACATCATGAAGATGGGACCCTTCGGACAGATCATG GGGATGATTCCTGGTTTCGGTACAGACTTCATGAGTAAAGGAAACGAACAAGAATCGATGGCCAGACTCAAAAAACTGATGACGATCATGGACAGCATGAACGACCAGG AACTGGACAGTAAAGATGGAGCAAAGCTGTTCAGTAAGCAGCCCAACAGGATCCAGAGAGTCGCTCGGGGGTCTGGAGTCGCCACCAGAGACGTCCAGGAGCTGCTGACTCAGTACACCAAGTTCGCCCAGATGGTGAAGAAGATGGGCGGCATCAAGGGACTCTTTAAAG GAGGAGACATGTCGAAGAACGTGAACCCGTCTCAGATGGCTAAACTGAACCAGCAGATGGCCAAAATGATGGACCCCCGAGTCCTGCACCACATGG gtggtatGGCGGGCCTTCAGTCAATGATGCGTCAGTTTCAGCAGGGAGCGGCCGGCAACATGAAAGGCATGATGGGATTCAACAACATGTGA